The DNA window ATGGTGACAATTGACAGGGCATCAAGCCAATCTTGaaactaaataattattttgGGGTGTAATAGTAGCAAAATATCAAATTTACTGGcaaatagaaaggaaaaataatcaATTCTGTAAAGAGCAGAGGAGGTAGCGCACAGCTCTAAGTGTAATGAAACAAAAACCTTCGCAAGCTCGTCCAAGGAAAACCTTTCTAGCTCACTGGAAAGTAAGTTTGGCTTCACCTCTACAAATAACACCGCCCACTGCCATGgtgaaaagaacaaaaaaaaagatatcaGCTCCGTGTCATGCTACTACTACTGAATGCCAGAGGAATGAATATGTCCTGCTGGTTACTGTATGAGCTCTTAAACTATCCAGCAAGCTAAAAGATTAAAAAGGCTACCAGGCAGCTTTGGGAGGAAAGAATTCCCACAAATCGAAGTCTGCCAAGTAGTTGTATTATTGCGGCAGCGGCACAACAGATAGTTCCATGTGCATATTGTAAGCATCAACCGGAGGCAAATTGCAGTGAGAATGAATGACGAAAATCAAAGAGGTAGAGAATCAACTTGTGGGATTCAGAAGAAAATTTGAGAGAAAATACTAGGCAGTATATATTgaaggaggaaagaaagaaagaaagaaattagtTGGTTGTAGTGTACGGTAGAAAATATAACCACTCACAGCATTTGTATCGACCCAGAGCTGGGAAACAAAACCCAGGGAGAGGGCGGATTGAATGCTGATAACTTGCTTGGCGATCATAGTGGACCTCTTCATGATTTGCCTCCTCCTAGTCCCTTTTGCTATCCCCTTGCAGACAACAGGACCACCgctatcttcttcttcttcttcttctggcTCAGGCCTTCCCACATCCAATCCCTCCTCGTCCTCTCCTGTTGGTTTGCGCTCTCCCTCCTTTCCGCCCTTGTCGCCACCTCTTCTAGTACTAAAATGGGAGACGAAATCGAGGGACTGGGATTCGTCGCAAACTTTCCCATCTcgtacttctttttttttatattgggTATGCGTTGGAGCAGTCTTGTACGGACGATGACTTTCGAGAATGCTATTGTgattctccttcttcttcttctgcttcttGAACCCTAATTCTTCATGTTCTTGGTACAAGTTGTTGAATTGGGAGTGGCGAGGAGAAGCTGAAAAATTAGTCGGTTTTGATTCTTGAAATAATAGGAACCGTCTGCAATTGAAAAAAGCACAAGAAGCAGTCATACCAGTGAAGCTTGAAAAATGCCATGTGGGAACACTGCTACTCTTTTGATgcagtggtggtggtggtggtggcagCGGCGCGCAGGCGAAGAGGGCCTGGGCGAATCCCATAATTTCCTCTTTAAGTGGTCCGTTATTATTACtaatagtagtagtagtattagtGCTTCTAAATCCACGGAATGTGTGATTTGCACAATAAAAAAGTTATAGACATCCCCAGCATTCGTCATCCGCATCCTCGGACTGTGATTTGATTTGGGATCAGCACCGCATCTGATCATCATCGATTTATGGACTGTTCGGCTCAGCTCACGTTATCCCAATCCAAACTGTGTTACTTGCAAAATAGTTCATAACACCGAATTTTATCCTTCTTTAAACTTCCGTCCCTCTTCTCAATTCAAGTTGATAAAATTTGGCCTCAAccaaaacttctttttttttcttgtaagaAAGAGATTGAAATTAACCTAAACTTCTAATCACTGTTTAGTTTAAAATCAGCATGTGATTCATATCcagttattttttatatataaagaTATCAAATCCcacttttttagaaaaaaaaatgaatattgtTCAGGTCAGATTCCGTATTTTTAGggataaaaatgaatatgaatcACGTAATTTTTGTTTAACTACGAATGGTATCTAATCTTTTTATCTCTAGAAAAATGACCATATATAGTCATGCTATGGATTCAAAATAATAAGTGGTTAAACATTGTTTCgattccctcaaaaaaaaatttcttctcCATGAATacatatttttatctttttttattttacatatatcaaattgttacagtatatttttctacaaaaactttttaaaaaatagcaattcaaatggatttaatggaatcaaattttttgaattttattttataaggGATGTATGGttatcattttaaaagtgaatgatgaaaaaattcattcatttgatgacattttaaacgatttttcctattttattttttctttgaaagagggggggaggggggggagAAGtggtaatctttttttttttccttttttctttttttaaaggATAAGGGTAGTACTAGAATGCAAATAGCACCCACTTGGCGCTTTGGGCAAATTAGCCTCTAATTATCTTGTGAACCATAGATACTATC is part of the Coffea eugenioides isolate CCC68of chromosome 6, Ceug_1.0, whole genome shotgun sequence genome and encodes:
- the LOC113776362 gene encoding uncharacterized protein LOC113776362 isoform X1, with protein sequence MGFAQALFACAPLPPPPPPLHQKSSSVPTWHFSSFTASPRHSQFNNLYQEHEELGFKKQKKKKENHNSILESHRPYKTAPTHTQYKKKEVRDGKVCDESQSLDFVSHFSTRRGGDKGGKEGERKPTGEDEEGLDVGRPEPEEEEEEDSGGPVVCKGIAKGTRRRQIMKRSTMIAKQVISIQSALSLGFVSQLWVDTNAWAVLFVEVKPNLLSSELERFSLDELAKVGDVVLVEDESVMENDFKLIGLETLVGYTVATPGRRNIGKVRGYNFDINSGVVESLEIDSFGISIIPSSLVSTYALLVEDVLEVLPDTVVVHEAAASRIQRLTKGFWGGGQKMGGSVDDDDEFEECCGYGGSGKRNLSRARGKFPGEVVERADEWELPMDYL
- the LOC113776362 gene encoding uncharacterized protein LOC113776362 isoform X2, which translates into the protein MGFAQALFACAPLPPPPPPLHQKSSSVPTWHFSSFTEHEELGFKKQKKKKENHNSILESHRPYKTAPTHTQYKKKEVRDGKVCDESQSLDFVSHFSTRRGGDKGGKEGERKPTGEDEEGLDVGRPEPEEEEEEDSGGPVVCKGIAKGTRRRQIMKRSTMIAKQVISIQSALSLGFVSQLWVDTNAWAVLFVEVKPNLLSSELERFSLDELAKVGDVVLVEDESVMENDFKLIGLETLVGYTVATPGRRNIGKVRGYNFDINSGVVESLEIDSFGISIIPSSLVSTYALLVEDVLEVLPDTVVVHEAAASRIQRLTKGFWGGGQKMGGSVDDDDEFEECCGYGGSGKRNLSRARGKFPGEVVERADEWELPMDYL
- the LOC113776362 gene encoding uncharacterized protein LOC113776362 isoform X4, which produces MGFAQALFACAPLPPPPPPLHQKSSSVPTWHFSSFTASPRHSQFNNLYQEHEELGFKKQKKKKENHNSILESHRPYKTAPTHTQYKKKEVRDGKVCDESQSLDFVSHFSTRRGGDKGGKEGERKPTGEDEEGLDVGRPEPEEEEEEDSGGPVVCKGIAKGTRRRQIMKRSTMIAKQVISIQSALSLGFVSQLWVDTNAWAVLFVEVKPNLLSSELERFSLDELAKVGDVVLVEDESVMENDFKLIGLETLVGYTVATPGRRNIGKVRGYNFDINSGVVESLEIDSFGISIIPSSLVSTYALLVEDVLEVLPDTVVVHEAAASRIQRLTKPKKRFRLKMSTPVFDRVLVLLFSSGY
- the LOC113776362 gene encoding uncharacterized protein LOC113776362 isoform X5, encoding MGFAQALFACAPLPPPPPPLHQKSSSVPTWHFSSFTASPRHSQFNNLYQEHEELGFKKQKKKKENHNSILESHRPYKTAPTHTQYKKKEVRDGKVCDESQSLDFVSHFSTRRGGDKGGKEGERKPTGEDEEGLDVGRPEPEEEEEEDSGGPVVCKGIAKGTRRRQIMKRSTMIAKQVISIQSALSLGFVSQLWVDTNAWAVLFVEVKPNLLSSELERFSLDELAKVGDVVLVEDESVMENDFKLIGLETLVGYTVATPGRRNIGKVRGYNFDINSGVVESLEIDSFGISIIPSSLMLCCCITGEHLCIIG
- the LOC113776362 gene encoding uncharacterized protein LOC113776362 isoform X3, giving the protein MGFAQALFACAPLPPPPPPLHQKSSSVPTWHFSSFTASPRHSQFNNLYQEHEELGFKKQKKKKENHNSILESHRPYKTAPTHTQYKKKEVRDGKVCDESQSLDFVSHFSTRRGGDKGGKEGERKPTGEDEEGLDVGRPEPEEEEEEDSGGPVVCKGIAKGTRRRQIMKRSTMIAKQVISIQSALSLGFVSQLWVDTNAVGDVVLVEDESVMENDFKLIGLETLVGYTVATPGRRNIGKVRGYNFDINSGVVESLEIDSFGISIIPSSLVSTYALLVEDVLEVLPDTVVVHEAAASRIQRLTKGFWGGGQKMGGSVDDDDEFEECCGYGGSGKRNLSRARGKFPGEVVERADEWELPMDYL